In Carassius carassius chromosome 5, fCarCar2.1, whole genome shotgun sequence, one genomic interval encodes:
- the wsb2 gene encoding WD repeat and SOCS box-containing protein 2 isoform X1, whose protein sequence is MCSSLGGCAVKEPHDLIAELKPAHPPRLYGSAGCETWSVRFSPDGSYFAWSMGHGFVKLLSWPLTSEDAEAGRSEEKTLNCRQTVWALAFGPCMSTQVDALHQNRRDHELLLAIGLNNGVIQVWVVSTGNLRVTLTGHQAPVRDLVFAPNGSLTLVSASRDKTLRIWDLAKKGTSPHVLRGPDYWVFRCSISPDSSVIASVCNLDSKVYLWSLRSYTFMRHLTYDHERTMASCDFSQDGALLAIASYHSTTGWWLDLWDPYTAVLLTRAEDCEVCAYRSDNLLTSLSFSPVGLLLAFKDYRALRIWDVERDKLVADTDHNRAGGVCCAFHPHGGIIATGCRDGHVKFWRVPCLVPSLKHLCRIALRFSISTYQVEALPLPPKILEYLTYRNIPKQKTLYCKEHCR, encoded by the exons ATGTGCAGTTCGCTTGGAGGGTGTGCTGTCAAAG AACCGCATGACCTGATCGCGGAGCTGAAACCCGCTCATCCCCCGCGTCTGTACGGCTCTGCCGGCTGCGAGACATGGAGCGTCCGCTTCTCCCCGGACGGATCTTATTTTGCCTGGTCGATGGGACACGGCTTCGTCAAACTCCTCTCCTGGCCGCTGACATCCGAAGA CGCTGAAGCTGGACGCAGTGAAGAGAAGACACTTAACTGCAGGCAAACGGTGTGGGCACTGGCGTTTGGACCATGCATGTCTACCCAAGTGGATGCTTTACATCAGAACAGACGTGATCACGAGCTACTGCTGGCCATTGGTCTAAACAACGGCGTGATCCAAGTGTGGGTCGTCTCAACTG GTAATCTGCGGGTTACTCTAACCGGACATCAGGCTCCTGTTAGGGATTTAGTCTTCGCTCCAAATGGAAGTCTCACGCTTGTATCAGCCTCCCGAGACAAAACTTTAAGGATATGGGACTTGGCGAAGAAAG GCACCAGTCCCCATGTGCTGCGGGGTCCAGACTACTGGGTCTTCAGATGTTCCATATCACCTGACAGCAGTGTGATCGCCTCAGTTTGCAACCTCGACTCT AAGGTGTATTTGTGGAGCTTGAGGTCCTACACCTTCATGAGACACCTTACATATGACCACGAGCGCACCATGGCATCATGTGACTTTTCCCAGGATGGAGCGCTGCTCGCGATCGCTTCATATCATTCGACCACAGGCTGGTGGCTGGACCTGTGGGACCCCTATACAGCTGTTCTCCTGACTAGAGCAGA AGACTGTGAGGTGTGTGCTTACAGAAGTGACAATCTACTGACGTCTCTTAGCTTCTCTCCGGTTGGTCTGCTTCTGGCTTTTAAAGACTACAG GGCGTTACGGATTTGGGATGTGGAACGAGATAAACTGGTCGCAGATACTGATCACAACCGAGCCGGTGGTGTGTGCTGTGCTTTCCATCCACACGGGGGCATCATCGCCACAGG GTGCAGAGATGGACATGTAAAATTCTGGCGAGTTCCTTGTCTCGTTCCGAGCCTTAAGCATCTGTGTCGGATTGCCCTGAGATTCTCCATTTCAACCTATCAAGTGGAGGCTCTTCCCTTGCCCCCAAAAATCCTGGAATACCTTACTTACAGGAACATTCCTAAGCAAAAGACTTTATATTGTAAAGAACACTGCAGATGA
- the wsb2 gene encoding WD repeat and SOCS box-containing protein 2 isoform X2, translated as MCSSLGGCAVKEPHDLIAELKPAHPPRLYGSAGCETWSVRFSPDGSYFAWSMGHGFVKLLSWPLTSEDAEAGRSEEKTLNCRQTVWALAFGPCMSTQVDALHQNRRDHELLLAIGLNNGVIQVWVVSTGNLRVTLTGHQAPVRDLVFAPNGSLTLVSASRDKTLRIWDLAKKGTSPHVLRGPDYWVFRCSISPDSSVIASVCNLDSKVYLWSLRSYTFMRHLTYDHERTMASCDFSQDGALLAIASYHSTTGWWLDLWDPYTAVLLTRAEDCEVCAYRSDNLLTSLSFSPVGLLLAFKDYRALRIWDVERDKLVADTDHNRAGGVCCAFHPHGGIIATGSLYLIVGAEMDM; from the exons ATGTGCAGTTCGCTTGGAGGGTGTGCTGTCAAAG AACCGCATGACCTGATCGCGGAGCTGAAACCCGCTCATCCCCCGCGTCTGTACGGCTCTGCCGGCTGCGAGACATGGAGCGTCCGCTTCTCCCCGGACGGATCTTATTTTGCCTGGTCGATGGGACACGGCTTCGTCAAACTCCTCTCCTGGCCGCTGACATCCGAAGA CGCTGAAGCTGGACGCAGTGAAGAGAAGACACTTAACTGCAGGCAAACGGTGTGGGCACTGGCGTTTGGACCATGCATGTCTACCCAAGTGGATGCTTTACATCAGAACAGACGTGATCACGAGCTACTGCTGGCCATTGGTCTAAACAACGGCGTGATCCAAGTGTGGGTCGTCTCAACTG GTAATCTGCGGGTTACTCTAACCGGACATCAGGCTCCTGTTAGGGATTTAGTCTTCGCTCCAAATGGAAGTCTCACGCTTGTATCAGCCTCCCGAGACAAAACTTTAAGGATATGGGACTTGGCGAAGAAAG GCACCAGTCCCCATGTGCTGCGGGGTCCAGACTACTGGGTCTTCAGATGTTCCATATCACCTGACAGCAGTGTGATCGCCTCAGTTTGCAACCTCGACTCT AAGGTGTATTTGTGGAGCTTGAGGTCCTACACCTTCATGAGACACCTTACATATGACCACGAGCGCACCATGGCATCATGTGACTTTTCCCAGGATGGAGCGCTGCTCGCGATCGCTTCATATCATTCGACCACAGGCTGGTGGCTGGACCTGTGGGACCCCTATACAGCTGTTCTCCTGACTAGAGCAGA AGACTGTGAGGTGTGTGCTTACAGAAGTGACAATCTACTGACGTCTCTTAGCTTCTCTCCGGTTGGTCTGCTTCTGGCTTTTAAAGACTACAG GGCGTTACGGATTTGGGATGTGGAACGAGATAAACTGGTCGCAGATACTGATCACAACCGAGCCGGTGGTGTGTGCTGTGCTTTCCATCCACACGGGGGCATCATCGCCACAGG TTCTTTATATTTGATTGTAGGTGCAGAGATGGACATGTAA
- the vsig10 gene encoding V-set and immunoglobulin domain-containing protein 10 produces MGYPHNLKMIISAIVLHLLLLSHQTVSEEQVQRYVIGEKGENTTLQCLDQPVNASSLYRWKINGTVVVTQNSSKPSEHLSISNNGSLWISGLQYIDEGQYECESQTKDGISWLTLSNILLRVAEGPTNVSLAIQPATLLQNGTLYVKNDSNVIFNCSSESFPSQNLTWTVEDLALDSYDKASGNKSFLEFSITKIQPRNQGMYTCTSQNTLSKKTVKKRQEVLVYYAPESRPECSWEMDNETLDVLFICSWKGGYPVPTLDWHEILEENVIAKGPTVNSTSQETERLEVHVNRFILHSGEEVKCFGHHVTGKNDSCSFKLKKPYPIGDPMVSALVGSNVTLSCTESESLPPAKTVWRQKDDKTINTTSKYIVSVNNNNTYSLKIINVTKEDEGIYFCYSINPLGPKELEVYLTVKTSEDNKGAVVGVFVSLFIMMIGVTIGATIYSKRDRICIGLGFSQLDDEMGDVLSLVDSDEEEIVLETELPPPSNGHATTLVEIHRRSSSDHEDNADSTVQHNDQTH; encoded by the exons ATGGGATATCCTCACAATCTTAAAATGATCATATCTGCAATAGTTCTACATCTGCTTCTTCTGTCGCATCAAACAG TTTCAGAGGAGCAGGTGCAGCGGTATGTGATTGGAGAGAAGGGGGAGAATACTACACTACAGTGTCTTGACCAGCCAGTTAATGCGTCTTCACTTTATCGCTGGAAGATAAATGGGACTGTTGTTGTAACCCAAAACTCCTCGAAGCCATCAGAGCATCTTTCCATTTCAAACAATGGCTCTCTTTGGATCAGTGGGCTTCAGTATATAGATGAAGGCCAGTATGAATGTGAATCCCAAACAAAGGATGGCATCTCATGGCTAACTCTCTCAAACATCCTGCTTCGAGTTGCCG aGGGTCCAACTAACGTCTCACTGGCCATACAACCAGCAACTCTCTTACAGAATGGAACGTTATATGTCAAAAACGACTCAAATGTGATTTTTAACTGCTCCAGTGAGTCTTTTCCCTCACAAAATTTGACATGGACTGTTGAAGATTTGGCGCTGGACAGTTATGACAAGGCATCTGGGAACAAATCCTTCCTTGAGTTCTCCATAACAAAAATCCAACCAAGAAATCAAGGGATGTACACCTGTACATCCCAGAATACACTCTCCAAGAAAACTGTGAAGAAGAGACAGGAGGTGCTAGTTTACT ATGCTCCAGAGAGTCGTCCAGAGTGCAGTTGGGAGATGGATAACGAGACATTGGATGTCTTGTTTATATGTAGCTGGAAAGGAGGTTACCCTGTGCCCACTCTGGACTGGCATGAGATCCTTGAAGAAAATGTAATAGCCAAGGGTCCCACGGTCAACTCCACATCCCAGGAGACAGAGCGTTTGGAGGTCCATGTGAATAGGTTTATATTGCATAGTGGAGAGGAAGTGAAGTGTTTTGGACATCATGTGACTGGAAAGAATGATTCCTGCTCCTTTAAGCTCA AGAAGCCATATCCCATCGGAGATCCCATGGTAAGCGCTTTGGTGGGCAGCAATGTCACCCTCAGCTGTACTGAGTCCGAATCTCTGCCACCGGCTAAGACTGTCTGGAGGCAAAAGGACGACAAAACCATCAACACCACCTCCAAATATATTGTGtctgttaacaacaacaacacctaCAGTCTCAAAATAATCAATGTAACTAAGGAAGATGAAGGGATCTACTTCTGCTACAGTATAAATCCTCTTGGTCCAAAAGAGCTGGAAGTGTATCTTACTGTGAAGA CTTCTGAAGATAATAAAGGGGCCGTGGTTGGtgtctttgtttctctttttataATGATGATTGGTGTCACTATTGGTGCAACAATATATTCAAAGCGGGATAGAATTTGTATTG gtttAGGATTTAG TCAATTAGATGATGAAATGGGGGATGTATTGAGTTTAGTGGATTCAGATGAAGAGGAAATTGTCCTTGAAACTGAACTCCCTCCGCCGTCAAACGGACATGCAACCACGCTCGTAGAGATTCACAGAAGATCATCCA GTGATCATGAAGATAACGCAGACAGTACGGTACAACATAACGATCAAACACATTAA